From a single Rutidosis leptorrhynchoides isolate AG116_Rl617_1_P2 chromosome 5, CSIRO_AGI_Rlap_v1, whole genome shotgun sequence genomic region:
- the LOC139847680 gene encoding transcription termination factor MTERF9, chloroplastic: MTVSSIIFPSNSILYSPFPNHHSVFYLQTFTSHLQNQLNSTISSTSRNKRGSCTRSAAVSSSHSNAKILKSNRRTRFGQRLSPYDSDNENESMHDHHDDDDDDDEDDWLSDDPGPGFDDDRLRCKPQAASNRNGGSMFSRTGRKQKITNGNGKVMLDRNSYMAKDKDAGKSSKNKYRRLLEEVDVDEKWFPLLDYLTTFGLKDSHFIQMYGRHIPSLQINVNAAQERLDFLMSVGVKSKDIKKILMRQPQILQYTVESNLKSHVAFLVSLGIQDSRIGQIITATPSIFSYSVENSLKPTVRYLIEEVGIKESELSKVVQLSPQILVQRIDNSWNARYRFLTKELGAPRDNIVKMVTKHPQLLHYSIEDGLLPRINFLRSIGMRNSDILKVSTSLTQVFSLSLEENLKPKYLYLVNELQNEVTSLTKYPTYLSLSLDQRIRPRHRFLVALKKAPKGPFPLSSFVPTDETFCQQWAGTSLDKYLDFRQRLLLKDLAKKYERS; this comes from the exons ATGACGGTTTCCTCTATCATCTTCCCCTCAAATTCCATTCTCTATTCTCCGTTCCCAAATCACCACTCTGTTTTCTATCTACAAACCTTTACAAGTCACTTACAAAATCAGCTTAATTCAACAATATCATCAACATCAAGAAACAAAAGAGGAAGCTGTACCAGGTCTGCTGCTGTATCTTCATCACATTCGAATGCTAAAATCTTAAAGTCAAATCGCAGGACTAGGTTCGGTCAACGTCTCTCTCCTTATGACAGTGACAATGAAAATGAATCTATGCATGACCatcatgatgatgacgatgatgatgacgaagaTGATTGGCTCTCTGAT GATCCAGGACCAGGTTTTGATGACGATAGACTCAGATGCAAACCACAAGCTGCAAGCAATCGCAATGGAG GCAGCATGTTTTCACGAACGGGTAGGAAGCAGAAGATCACTAACGGTAATGGAAAAGTCATGTTAGACAGAAACAGCTATATGGCGAAAGATAAG GATGCAGGGAAGTCTTCAAAGAACAAATATCGACGTTTATTAGAGGAAGTTGATGTAGACGAGAAATGGTTTCCGTTACTCGACTACTTGACAACATTTGGTCTTAAAGATTCTCACTTTATACAGATGTACGGGCGACACATACCTTCACTTCAAATAAACGTTAACGCTGCACAAGAAAGATTGGATTTTTTAATGAGTGTTGGTGTAAAAAgtaaagatataaaaaaaatacttatgagACAGCCACAGATTTTGCAGTATACAGTCGAAAGCAATCTTAAATCCCATGTTGCGTTCTTGGTCAGTTTGGGTATTCAAGATTCAAGAATCGGGCAGATAATAACTGCTACACCATCTATCTTTTCTTATAGTGTTGAAAATTCGTTAAAGCCTACGGTTAGATATTTGATTGAAGAAGTTGGTATTAAAGAAAGTGAGTTGAGTAAAGTTGTGCAGTTGAGCCCGCAAATTTTGGTTCAACGGATTGATAATTCTTGGAACGCGCGTTATAGATTTCTTACTAAAGAACTTGGTGCGCCTAGGGATAATATAGTAAAAATGGTCACAAAACATCCTCAACTTCTTCATTATAGCATTGAAGACGGGTTATTACCAAGGATTAACTTTTTGAGGAGTATCGGCATGCGCAATTCAGACATATTGAAAGTTTCGACTAGCCTAACACAG GTGTTTTCATTATCTCTTGAGGAAAACTTGAAGCCGAAGTACTTGTATCTAGTCAACGAACTTCAAAATGAGGTCACATCGTTGACCAAGTACCCAACATATCTAAGCTTATCTCTAGACCAGAGAATTCGTCCCCGTCATCGGTTTCTGGTTGCACTAAAAAAAGCTCCTAAAGGACCGTTTCCGTTAAGTTCATTTGTTCCAACTGACGAAACTTTTTGCCAGCAGTGGGCAGGAACTAGCTTAGATAAATATTTAGACTTTCGTCAAAGGCTACTACTTAAAGATTTGGCAAAAAAATATGAACGATCATGA
- the LOC139847810 gene encoding zinc finger CCCH domain-containing protein 18-like isoform X2, with protein MEAFEAAKIVYNRILETETETITRKIMGYIYLQDHADREMIRLAFGTDNLIQTLIQKAKLDLNLGPKPVPSPPISPSFQSGPFHSHRPFSTPSALQIPHHMPLHYSSMVHDDCRYQNHDHFLGLNDYESLNRNFPENCYSPDGNISVRGRRDVNANKICHYFSRGHCKHGYNCKFVHVQSAFDFNSNEYDDQGACSPGSLETLEFEITEILKSRRGNPISIATLPMVYYERYGRTLQAEGYQTESQRNGKTGYSLTKLLARLKNSIRLIDRPHGQHAVVLADDASRYTENRYERNNLSPGPIVSGSKQIYLTFPADSTFSEDDVANYFSTFGPVQDVRIPCQQQRMFGFVTFYDAETVQMVLSKGNPHFVCGARVLVKPYREKLKLFDRKYFEKLESPMCYHSHHIDMDPDFPARFERSRMFGRQLVEEHELAVQLEMMHLSQLEMARGPSYLQNNFDDQNALEDHVDNNYAADQDEYGKSLDLPDSPFACNKDSNKQM; from the exons ATGGAAGCTTTTGAGGCTGCAAAAATTGTATACAACAGAATACTAGAAACCGAAACAGAGACTATCACCCGAAAAATCATGGGTTACATATACTTACAAGACCATGCGGATCGCGAAATGATTCGTCTAGCTTTTGGCACCGATAATTTGATTCAAACCCTGATTCAAAAAGCCAAACTTGATCTCAATTTGGGCCCGAAACCTGTTCCTTCACCTCCTATATCACCATCATTTCAATCCGGCCCGTTTCATTCACATAGACCCTTTTCGACCCCATCAGCTTTGCAAATACCACACCATATGCCATTACACTATTCTagcatggttcatgatgattgtagGTATCAAAACCATGATCACTTTTTAGGCTTAAATGATTACGAATCTTTAAATAGAAATTTTCCCGAAAATTGTTACTCTCCGGATGGAAATATTAGCGTTAGAGGAAGAAGAGATGTTAACGCGAATAAGATTTGTCATTATTTTAGTAGAGGGCATTGTAAACACGGCTATAATTGTAAGTTCGTTCATGTGCAATCCGCGTTTGACTTTAATTCGAATGAATACGATGATCAAGGTGCGTGTTCACCCGGTTCACTCGAAACGCTCGAGTTTGAAATAACGGAAATTTTGAAATCTAGAAGGGGTAATCCGATCTCGATTGCTACGTTACCTATGGTCTATTACGAAAGATATGGGAGGACACTTCAAGCTGAAGGGTACCAAACCGAAAGTCAAAGAAATGGTAAAACGGGTTATAGTTTGACTAAGCTTCTTGCTCGCTTGAAAAACAGTATTCGACTGATTGACAG ACCTCATGGGCAACATGCAGTAGTTCTTGCAGACGATGCTTCTAGGTACACCGAAAACCGCTATGAGCGTAATAATTTGAGTCCTGGTCCTATTGTTAGTGGTTCGAAGCAAATATATTTGACTTTTCCAGCTGATAGCACATTTAGTGAAGACGATGTTGCTAACTACTTCAG CACTTTTGGTCCTGTTCAAGATGTGAGAATCCCTTGCCAACAACAACGAATGTTCGGTTTTGTAACTTTTTACGATGCTGAAACTGTGCAAATGGTTTTATCGAAAGGGAACCCGCATTTTGTTTGCGGTGCTCGTGTTCTTGTAAAACCTTACAGAGAAAAATTGAAACTGTTTGATAG AAAGTACTTTGAGAAACTCGAGTCTCCAATGTGTTACCATTCTCACCATATTGACATGGATCCTGATTTTCCAGCTA GGTTTGAACGTTCTAGAATGTTCGGTAGACAATTAGTAGAGGAGCATGAGTTAGCAGTACAGCTAGAAATGATGCACCTTTCGCAGTTAGAAATGGCACGGGGACCTTCCTACCTTCAAAACAACTTTGATGATCAAAACGCACTCGAAG ATCATGTGGACAATAACTATGCTGCTGATCAAGA TGAATACGGTAAAAGTTTGGATCTTCCGGATAGCCCGTTTGCCTGCAACAAGGATTCTAACAAGCAAATGTAG
- the LOC139847810 gene encoding zinc finger CCCH domain-containing protein 18-like isoform X1, whose protein sequence is MEAFEAAKIVYNRILETETETITRKIMGYIYLQDHADREMIRLAFGTDNLIQTLIQKAKLDLNLGPKPVPSPPISPSFQSGPFHSHRPFSTPSALQIPHHMPLHYSSMVHDDCRYQNHDHFLGLNDYESLNRNFPENCYSPDGNISVRGRRDVNANKICHYFSRGHCKHGYNCKFVHVQSAFDFNSNEYDDQGACSPGSLETLEFEITEILKSRRGNPISIATLPMVYYERYGRTLQAEGYQTESQRNGKTGYSLTKLLARLKNSIRLIDSCRPHGQHAVVLADDASRYTENRYERNNLSPGPIVSGSKQIYLTFPADSTFSEDDVANYFSTFGPVQDVRIPCQQQRMFGFVTFYDAETVQMVLSKGNPHFVCGARVLVKPYREKLKLFDRKYFEKLESPMCYHSHHIDMDPDFPARFERSRMFGRQLVEEHELAVQLEMMHLSQLEMARGPSYLQNNFDDQNALEDHVDNNYAADQDEYGKSLDLPDSPFACNKDSNKQM, encoded by the exons ATGGAAGCTTTTGAGGCTGCAAAAATTGTATACAACAGAATACTAGAAACCGAAACAGAGACTATCACCCGAAAAATCATGGGTTACATATACTTACAAGACCATGCGGATCGCGAAATGATTCGTCTAGCTTTTGGCACCGATAATTTGATTCAAACCCTGATTCAAAAAGCCAAACTTGATCTCAATTTGGGCCCGAAACCTGTTCCTTCACCTCCTATATCACCATCATTTCAATCCGGCCCGTTTCATTCACATAGACCCTTTTCGACCCCATCAGCTTTGCAAATACCACACCATATGCCATTACACTATTCTagcatggttcatgatgattgtagGTATCAAAACCATGATCACTTTTTAGGCTTAAATGATTACGAATCTTTAAATAGAAATTTTCCCGAAAATTGTTACTCTCCGGATGGAAATATTAGCGTTAGAGGAAGAAGAGATGTTAACGCGAATAAGATTTGTCATTATTTTAGTAGAGGGCATTGTAAACACGGCTATAATTGTAAGTTCGTTCATGTGCAATCCGCGTTTGACTTTAATTCGAATGAATACGATGATCAAGGTGCGTGTTCACCCGGTTCACTCGAAACGCTCGAGTTTGAAATAACGGAAATTTTGAAATCTAGAAGGGGTAATCCGATCTCGATTGCTACGTTACCTATGGTCTATTACGAAAGATATGGGAGGACACTTCAAGCTGAAGGGTACCAAACCGAAAGTCAAAGAAATGGTAAAACGGGTTATAGTTTGACTAAGCTTCTTGCTCGCTTGAAAAACAGTATTCGACTGATTGACAG TTGCAGACCTCATGGGCAACATGCAGTAGTTCTTGCAGACGATGCTTCTAGGTACACCGAAAACCGCTATGAGCGTAATAATTTGAGTCCTGGTCCTATTGTTAGTGGTTCGAAGCAAATATATTTGACTTTTCCAGCTGATAGCACATTTAGTGAAGACGATGTTGCTAACTACTTCAG CACTTTTGGTCCTGTTCAAGATGTGAGAATCCCTTGCCAACAACAACGAATGTTCGGTTTTGTAACTTTTTACGATGCTGAAACTGTGCAAATGGTTTTATCGAAAGGGAACCCGCATTTTGTTTGCGGTGCTCGTGTTCTTGTAAAACCTTACAGAGAAAAATTGAAACTGTTTGATAG AAAGTACTTTGAGAAACTCGAGTCTCCAATGTGTTACCATTCTCACCATATTGACATGGATCCTGATTTTCCAGCTA GGTTTGAACGTTCTAGAATGTTCGGTAGACAATTAGTAGAGGAGCATGAGTTAGCAGTACAGCTAGAAATGATGCACCTTTCGCAGTTAGAAATGGCACGGGGACCTTCCTACCTTCAAAACAACTTTGATGATCAAAACGCACTCGAAG ATCATGTGGACAATAACTATGCTGCTGATCAAGA TGAATACGGTAAAAGTTTGGATCTTCCGGATAGCCCGTTTGCCTGCAACAAGGATTCTAACAAGCAAATGTAG